The genomic DNA ACGACAATTTTTTTCGGTCAAGCAGACCAGCTATTCACAAAAAATCCGGCTCACCGCCAGATTTTTATATAATATTGTCAGGAATATACCCACCCCACCTCGCCGGGCTCGGCACCCCTCCCCCACGCATCGATTCGCTTTGCGGGGCAAGCAAGAGGGGATTTTTTTATTCTCCCATCGCTTCCTTATACTTCTTATTCAGCACATCCCAATTGAGATTCTTGAAGAAGTCATTGATATAGGCTTTGCGGTCCGAGCCATAATCGATAAAATAAGCATGCTCGTAGCAATCGCAGACTAAAATCGGTTCGGCTCCCCAGACCGCGCCCTGATTGTGGACATCAGCCATATAAATTTTTATCTTCTCCGCTTGGCAATCATAAGAGAGAATGAGCCAACCGCGCGCGGCCAAACAAGATGCTTTGAAATAGCGCTCAAAATTTTCATACGACTCCCATTTTTCTTCGATCGCTTTCTTTAATTCTCCGCCCGGTACGCCATCGCCGCCCAAAGCGTCAAAATAATGTTCATGCAAATAAACCGCGTTGACCGCGAAAGTCTCGGCATCGCGCAGCGAGCGCAGATCGTGGAAAGTCGGGTTGACCGTTTCAATGTCCCCGCCGCCCGTGCCGTAAACATGCAGCTTATCGTGAATCTCATTAGCCTTATTTACATAACCCTTGTAAAGTTTGTTGTAATGAATATCCAAAGTTTTTTGGGAAATCCCCGTCACCTTGGAAAAATCATATTCTTTAGGATTCATAAATTTTCTTATTTTGTCATCCTGCTGCGTCCGCCTCGGGCGGAAGCGCCGCGCGAAGGATCTATTTTTAACCAGCAAATCAAGTTTCTTGCGTCAAAAATTTTATTCCTTTAGCAAACGGGTTTGTGCAAAATAGATCCCTCGTCAGAGACTCGGGATGACAAAAAATATTAGATAAAAATAAAATTGATTACTTCTCAAATTTTTTCTTCATCTCTTCGTCTAAGGTAATATGATCTTTTTCCACGTTCATTATGGCTTCAAAAATTTCGCGGATCCGCGCTTCCGACGCCTCACTCAGCGCCTTGGCATAAAAAGCCACGGCGCGATTTTCTCGCTGGTAGGACTGTTCGATACACTCGGCCGGATCGGCGGGGCATTCCTCTTTTACCTCGGGTATGGCGTCTAATTTCAACAATTTGCGGAAAACCGAAGCATGTTCTCTTTCCACTTTAGCCAAACCTTTGAACATCTTGGCCGCTTCTTTATTGACCAATTTATCAGCGGCGCAGAAATAAAAAGCTGTATTGGATAATTCAAGTTGCAACGCGGCCTCTAAATTTTTCCGGCTTTTTTCGCTTAAGACCACGCCCAGATTGGCATCTTCCCATTCGTGCGCCAATTTTAATTGCTTAGCCGTCACGCCGCAAAAAGGACAGGACGCCGGCATCGCCGTCCCCAAATAAACTTCGCCGCAAATATTACAAACGTATATCTTCATAAAATTATAATTCTTACGCTGCGAATTTAAACCCACCCCGCCTCGCCCGCGCCCGAGGCGGACAAGCGGGCTCGGCACCCCTCCCAAGAGGGGAATAATAATGTTAAGCCAACTTTTTTTTGAACCAATCCACCCATTGGATCGAATTCGGATTAACTTGATTTAACATCGCCAGATAAAAAGTTATCCAGGAGCCCAGTTGCAAAAGTTCCGCCGCCGCCGCCAATTTGGTTTTACTTTTTAATTTCAGCTCGATCGCCTCAATCTTGTTTTTCCGGACGATCTCCCGGGTCAGCTGGCTGCGCTTTTTTATCCGCGGACGATAAAGATCGCTCTCGACGAAAATAAAGATCGAATTTTTCTTATTGCTTGCCGGATGCGCCAAACCCTCCATGGCATAATGATTCAAATCCGGCAGAACCAGATAATCAGCGAAATTCTTGGCGGTTTCGCAAAACTGATTGCGCCAAGCATGCAAATTGCCTTCCAAAAACTCCGCGCCGACCAAAACTATTTCCTTGCCATAAATTTTTTTGGCGACTTGCTTGGCCGGATTTTTCCAATCGGCCGCCGTAAGATCCAAGCGGAAATTATTTTTTTCCAAAGCTAAAATGATTCGCGCTATCTCGAGCGGATTTATTTTTATGACTCCGGCTCGGGAAAGCAAAGCGAGCAAAGCAAAGATCGCGTAGCCCAAGCCCAGCCGCGGCTGGCCGGAAGGATTTTGCGTCGGATTAAAAATTAAGCCGGGCACGCCTTCTTTCTCCATTATTTCCGCCAATCTATTTTTAGAACCGGATTCGGTGATGCCGATGATTTTCGCGCCGCGTTTTTTCGCTTCAACAAAAGTTCCGACCGGTTCTTCGGTGTTTCCCGAATAAGAAGAAATGATATAAAGGGTATTTCGGTCAATGTAGGCCGGCACTTGGTAGCCCGGCTCGATCAAGATCGGCACCTTGGCTTCATCCTTGAAAACCGAAGCGACGATCCGCGCGCCCAAATTCGAGCCGCCCATGCCATTCACCACGACGCGGTTGATTTTTTTATACGCCGGCGGCAATTTTAATTTTTGCGCCTGCTTCATAATATCCGCAATCTGCGCCGGCAAAGAAGCTATCGATGCGGCGACTTTTTCTTCATCGATTTTTTTAGTATCATTGATATTCATATCTTTCATTATATCATAATTAGTTAATTAGTTAATTAGTCCATTAGTTGATAAAAAAATAAGTCCGAAAACTAATTAACCAATTAACTAATTGACTAATTTCAATATTGACTTCCCGCCGATAAAAGGCCAAAATATTATAAGCAGCAATTAATCATAATAATATCGCTATGTTCAACTTTCTTCACACTTTTTCGCCGACTCCGATCCTTGTTGCTTTCGGCCCATTGCGCGTTTACTGGTATGGTTTATTCGTGGTTTTAGGGATCTTGGCCGCGCTGACATTATCACTTAAATTAGCCAAAAAATTCGGCCTGTCACCGAATAAAATCTTTGACCTGTCCTTTTGGATGATCATCGCCGGCATTGTCGGCGCCCGGGTATATCATGTCTTGCTCGAATGGAACTATTATAGTCAGGATTATTGGAGTATTTTAAAAGTTTGGCAGGGCGGATTGGCGATCCACGGCGGTCTGATCGGCGGCTTACTGGTTTTGATCTACTTTTGCTGGAAAGAAAAAGTTAATTTCTGGCTCTTAGCGGCGGTCTTCGCGCCCGGCATTGCTTTGGGCCAGGCCATCGGCCGCTGGGGAAATTATTTCAACCAGGAACTTTTCGGCAAGCCGACCAATCTGCCCTGGGGGATTCCGATCGATTTTATGAGCCGGCCTGATCGATATTTATCGTCCGATTATTTTCATCCCACTTTCCTTTATGAATCCCTCGGCGATCTGGTGATATTTGCTATTTTAATTTTTATCGTGGCAAAATTTCTCCAGAAAAAATGGAGCAATTATAAAATTATTTTTCTGACCTATCTTATTTTATATTCGGCTTTAAGATTTAGCACGGAATTTTTGCGCACCGATACGACCGCTTATTTTTTCGGCTACCGCTGGCCACAAGTTATCAGCCTGATAATTATAGCGGTTTCGATTATCTTTTTATTCCTGCCTTTAAAGAAAAAAGTCTTGCCGTTGCCGCCGCAATAATTCGCGCTGTTTATCCCGCCATCCGGCGGGATTTATATGGTTCCTTTCTCGCCTTCGCTTGCGTATAAAAAGAAAACGGAGGAGAAGCCGATAAAATAGCTTTCCCCTCCGATCAAAATGCGAAACTCCGACAAAAAAGGAGGCGCGGAACTCCAATCGGAAATAAATCACCGTGTTAAAAGGGGCTTGACCCTCATCAAGAACCCGTTACCGGGCTCAGGGCTGCCAAGGTGATTCTTCGCATTTTGAAATAAAGATTTATTAACTTTTAGAATTAATATGGGGAGAGAAGTTGATGTCCTTCTCTCCCCCGCCCTTAAAAGGAAGGAAAAACCCGAAACGTATTAGAGGAAATATGAACGTCTCAGGCACTTTTAGCCTATCGTAAGAAATAAAAATAGTCAATCATCTTGCCTTAAGGATAAATTATTGTTAGATTATATTTTAGAAATTCATCGTTAAGAATTTATTTGAAAAATATCCAAATCAAAAATCGCCTTTGGCGGGCTTGCCTCGCGCGCCGTCGCTAAAGCTATGGCGCGCAAAGCCGAAGTTTGCTTAAATTTTTTGAAACGCTTATGGCGGGCTTTGCCCGCGCGCCGTCGCCAAAGCTATGGCGGCGTGCGACCGTAGTCCGCCCTGGGCGGACGAAGCTCACCTTCGCGACGATCTACTTGCGGGCATGCCCGCCGTAGCTCGCCGCTCCGGCGAGCGAAGGCGGGTATCGTATATCGGTATTACCCCAGTTTTCTCCCCCTTCGCCGCGCGGCGCGGCTTCGGGGGACAAGCAAGCTTATAAAAACAAACAAACCGCGGGTATCGTATAGCGGTTATTATGCCAGTTTTCCAAACTGGTCATAGGGGTTCGACTCCCCTTACCCGCTCTATAAATAAAAGACGGCCATCTAGGCCGTCTTTTATTTATAGTATGGTTAAGTGGGGAGTCGAACTAGGCAGGAGCGAAACAAGGTTGGCGCCGCATTCCGGCGGCGTCAACCGCAGATGAGCGTCCGACGACCTGCCGGGGGCAGGTCGTCGCTGCCTCTGGACAAGCGAGCGGAGCGGAAGCGACGCGAGCGCGAACCCCCCCTTACCCACAATAATATATAAGGGGGTCGAACTGGTTGCGAGCGTGGTGAGAGGCGGAGCGGAAGCGACGACGAACAATCGAGCGACGCCGACCATTCGGGGAATGATCGGCGGGTAGCCATGAACAAAGGAGCAAGACGCCTATCTGTTGGCAGACAAGGAAGCTGAAGTGAACGCGACAAGTCGTTCTGGACAAGCGAGCAAATCAATCAGTTTGCTCTTTTTATATACGAGGTACAAACCCTTTGAATCAGGCGATTTTATTGACTATTGACACAAATTTTAAAAAAGCATATTATGTTAATATAACAATTTTGTTATATTTTATCTAAATAAACACATAAAATGCAGGCGCAATTTTTCAGAAAGGAAGATGGTTCTTCTCCAGTAGAGGATTGTGTCATTAACAACCTTCAGCCAAATGATCAAAGAAGGGCTAGTGAAGCGATGAAAAGAATTGAGCGGCAAAATGATGGGCTACAAAACCTTTTTAAATCGAAATATGCTAGAAAGTTGGAAGAGGACATATACGAAATCAGGTCAAACAAACTGAGAATTTTATTTACTTTAAAAGATGAAATTTGCTGGTTCCTGCATGTCTTTCTTAAAAAAAGTCAAAAAACTCCAGAAAGAGAATTGAATGTGGCCAGGCAACGAAAAAATATTATTTTTAATAAATGAAAGTAATTCTATGTCTAGTGAATTGCGACAATTGAATGAAAAACTTTTAAAGCAAGAATCTTTCAGAAAAGAACTTGAAAAAGAGGACCTGGCTTTTGAAATTGCCGAGAGTATTATTGATGCTCGAATAGACAAGGGCGTAACTCAAGAAGAGTTGGCAAAAATGATAGGCACCAAACAACCTGCGATTGCCAGAATAGAAAATGGGAACGACTTGCCAAGCCTAAATCAGTTACAAAAAATAACGAAAGCCCTTGGTTATAAACTTAAAGTTAAAATTCAAGATCCATTAGCAGCTAAATATAACACTGCCGCAAACTTTTATATCCACCTTTTCCAAGTTCCTGACGTCCAAAAAACTGAAACCAAAACAATAACCAACGATAATGTTATTAATAAAAAAATTGAACGAATTAATAATATTTCAATAATTAAAAAAATATGAAAAATATTTGGTCAGCTATT from Patescibacteria group bacterium includes the following:
- a CDS encoding superoxide dismutase is translated as MNPKEYDFSKVTGISQKTLDIHYNKLYKGYVNKANEIHDKLHVYGTGGGDIETVNPTFHDLRSLRDAETFAVNAVYLHEHYFDALGGDGVPGGELKKAIEEKWESYENFERYFKASCLAARGWLILSYDCQAEKIKIYMADVHNQGAVWGAEPILVCDCYEHAYFIDYGSDRKAYINDFFKNLNWDVLNKKYKEAMGE
- a CDS encoding ferritin family protein; the encoded protein is MKIYVCNICGEVYLGTAMPASCPFCGVTAKQLKLAHEWEDANLGVVLSEKSRKNLEAALQLELSNTAFYFCAADKLVNKEAAKMFKGLAKVEREHASVFRKLLKLDAIPEVKEECPADPAECIEQSYQRENRAVAFYAKALSEASEARIREIFEAIMNVEKDHITLDEEMKKKFEK
- a CDS encoding SIS domain-containing protein, encoding MKDMNINDTKKIDEEKVAASIASLPAQIADIMKQAQKLKLPPAYKKINRVVVNGMGGSNLGARIVASVFKDEAKVPILIEPGYQVPAYIDRNTLYIISSYSGNTEEPVGTFVEAKKRGAKIIGITESGSKNRLAEIMEKEGVPGLIFNPTQNPSGQPRLGLGYAIFALLALLSRAGVIKINPLEIARIILALEKNNFRLDLTAADWKNPAKQVAKKIYGKEIVLVGAEFLEGNLHAWRNQFCETAKNFADYLVLPDLNHYAMEGLAHPASNKKNSIFIFVESDLYRPRIKKRSQLTREIVRKNKIEAIELKLKSKTKLAAAAELLQLGSWITFYLAMLNQVNPNSIQWVDWFKKKLA
- the lgt gene encoding prolipoprotein diacylglyceryl transferase, which translates into the protein MFNFLHTFSPTPILVAFGPLRVYWYGLFVVLGILAALTLSLKLAKKFGLSPNKIFDLSFWMIIAGIVGARVYHVLLEWNYYSQDYWSILKVWQGGLAIHGGLIGGLLVLIYFCWKEKVNFWLLAAVFAPGIALGQAIGRWGNYFNQELFGKPTNLPWGIPIDFMSRPDRYLSSDYFHPTFLYESLGDLVIFAILIFIVAKFLQKKWSNYKIIFLTYLILYSALRFSTEFLRTDTTAYFFGYRWPQVISLIIIAVSIIFLFLPLKKKVLPLPPQ
- a CDS encoding type II toxin-antitoxin system RelE/ParE family toxin, producing the protein MQAQFFRKEDGSSPVEDCVINNLQPNDQRRASEAMKRIERQNDGLQNLFKSKYARKLEEDIYEIRSNKLRILFTLKDEICWFLHVFLKKSQKTPERELNVARQRKNIIFNK
- a CDS encoding helix-turn-helix transcriptional regulator; translated protein: MSSELRQLNEKLLKQESFRKELEKEDLAFEIAESIIDARIDKGVTQEELAKMIGTKQPAIARIENGNDLPSLNQLQKITKALGYKLKVKIQDPLAAKYNTAANFYIHLFQVPDVQKTETKTITNDNVINKKIERINNISIIKKI